Proteins encoded in a region of the Elaeis guineensis isolate ETL-2024a chromosome 7, EG11, whole genome shotgun sequence genome:
- the LOC105048572 gene encoding membrane protein PM19L-like has protein sequence MAIEQLKPIVSLLVFLNFCMYVIVAAIGGWAINIAIDRGFIIGPELGLPAHFPPIFFPIGNAATGFFVMFALIAGVVGAASAIAGSNHIRFWTYDSLQPAASSGIIAWALTLIAMGLACKEINLEGRNTRLKTMEAFWIILSATQLVYVLAVRGASSAHPANGRT, from the exons ATGGCCATTGAGCAGTTAAAGCCTATTGTTTctcttcttgtattcctcaaCTTCTGCATGTATGTCATTGTGGCAGCCATTGGAGGCTGGGCCATCAACATTGCCATTGATCGAGGATTCATCATAG GTCCAGAACTAGGACTCCCAGCTCATTTCCCACCAATATTCTTTCCGATTGGGAATGCAGCCACTGGGTTCTTTGTGATGTTTGCATTgatagctggagtcgtgggcgctGCTTCTGCGATCGCAGGCTCCAATCACATTCGCTTTTGGACTTATGATAGCTTGCAGCCTGCTGCATCATCTGGTATCATTGCATGGGCACTCACTCTCATTGCAATGGG CTTGGCTTGCAAGGAGATTAATTTAGAGGGAAGGAATACACGCCTG AAAACAATGGAGGCTTTCTGGATCATTCTTTCAGCTACGCAGCTTGTCTACGTGCTTGCTGTTCGTGGGGCATCATCTGCGCATCCAGCAAATGGAAGGACATGA